The Rhodocytophaga rosea genome has a segment encoding these proteins:
- a CDS encoding BrxA/BrxB family bacilliredoxin: MYPEQLVAPMRQDLTIAGFQELKTADEVKKVLDETSGTTLVVVNSVCGCAAGAARPGVKLAIQNSEVAPDRLVTVFAGVDKEAVQTAREYMLPYPPSSPSIALFKDGELVHFVERHHIEGRSAQMIANHLINVFEEFCDEED, encoded by the coding sequence ATGTATCCCGAACAATTAGTAGCTCCCATGCGCCAGGATTTAACCATTGCTGGTTTCCAGGAGCTGAAAACTGCCGATGAGGTAAAAAAAGTACTGGATGAAACTTCAGGAACTACGCTGGTAGTCGTAAACTCTGTATGTGGCTGCGCTGCCGGAGCTGCCAGACCAGGTGTAAAGTTAGCTATTCAGAACAGTGAAGTAGCGCCAGACCGTCTGGTAACGGTGTTTGCCGGTGTAGATAAAGAAGCGGTGCAGACTGCCCGTGAATATATGCTGCCTTATCCTCCCTCCTCTCCTTCTATCGCTTTATTCAAAGATGGGGAGCTGGTACATTTTGTAGAAAGGCACCACATCGAAGGCCGTTCTGCCCAGATGATTGCCAATCATTTAATCAATGTATTTGAAGAATTCTGCGACGAAGAAGACTAG
- the purS gene encoding phosphoribosylformylglycinamidine synthase subunit PurS, producing MRFVAEIDIMPLKEILDPQGKAVKLGLKNLGISQVEDVRIGKHISLELEADNENVAEELVKSACKKLLANLIMEDYSYKITVMA from the coding sequence ATGAGATTTGTTGCCGAAATTGATATAATGCCCCTCAAAGAAATTCTGGACCCTCAGGGAAAAGCTGTAAAACTGGGTTTAAAAAACCTGGGAATTTCGCAGGTGGAGGATGTACGGATAGGCAAACACATTAGCCTGGAACTGGAAGCAGATAATGAAAACGTAGCCGAAGAATTAGTAAAGTCTGCCTGTAAAAAATTGTTGGCTAATCTGATTATGGAGGATTATAGTTATAAGATTACGGTTATGGCTTAA
- a CDS encoding Uma2 family endonuclease, protein MRNLMVLEEIKKSPELPQLLNDLQAFWIAEQERRHQFWDSVCDDQKAEFINGAGVIYQSPVKRRHIKVYHNLLTKLIPYVKAGQLGEVGSEKTMVRMLRNDYEPDICFFGKEKSDLFDDDQYIFPVPDFVVEILSDKTAAIDRGIKFEDYALNGVAEYWIIDPKKGEGEQYLLDSATRKYVLESKKTDGTLSSQAVKGFHVQVTSLFE, encoded by the coding sequence TTGCGTAACCTTATGGTGTTAGAAGAGATCAAAAAATCCCCAGAGCTACCCCAGTTGCTTAACGATTTGCAAGCATTTTGGATAGCAGAACAGGAACGTCGGCATCAGTTCTGGGATTCTGTATGCGATGACCAGAAGGCAGAATTTATTAACGGGGCAGGGGTCATCTATCAGTCTCCTGTAAAGCGGAGGCATATTAAGGTATATCATAATCTGCTTACGAAACTTATCCCCTACGTGAAAGCAGGGCAATTAGGAGAAGTGGGTTCGGAAAAGACAATGGTAAGAATGCTTCGGAATGATTATGAGCCTGATATTTGCTTTTTCGGCAAAGAGAAATCAGATTTGTTCGACGATGACCAGTACATTTTTCCAGTTCCGGATTTTGTCGTTGAAATTCTTTCAGATAAAACGGCAGCTATTGATAGGGGAATTAAATTTGAAGATTATGCACTGAATGGAGTAGCTGAATATTGGATTATTGATCCCAAAAAAGGAGAAGGAGAACAGTATTTGCTCGATTCAGCTACCAGAAAATACGTTCTGGAATCAAAAAAAACAGATGGAACATTGTCTTCCCAGGCTGTAAAAGGTTTTCACGTACAAGTAACAAGCCTTTTTGAATAA
- the pssA gene encoding CDP-diacylglycerol--serine O-phosphatidyltransferase yields MKKHIPNALTCGNLFCGCVGIVAALNNELMLAAYLTGIAAVLDFFDGFVARWLKAYSSIGKELDSLADCVTFGVLPGMIIFSLLRKSMGGEEYGLFEFVVVPYIAFVISIFSALRLAKFNVDTRQTSSFIGVPTPANAMLIASFPLILWQYPASSEIILNLYFLIGLTLVMSYLLVAEIPLFALKFDNYSFAANRTKYIFLILSLILIFALQFIAIPFIILLYIVLSLFTNRKAV; encoded by the coding sequence TTGAAAAAGCATATTCCGAATGCGCTCACGTGTGGCAACCTGTTTTGTGGGTGTGTCGGTATTGTAGCCGCCCTGAATAATGAGTTGATGCTGGCAGCCTACCTGACTGGCATTGCCGCTGTACTGGATTTCTTCGACGGATTTGTCGCCCGCTGGCTAAAAGCGTATTCATCTATTGGGAAGGAACTCGATTCTCTGGCCGATTGCGTAACATTTGGCGTATTACCAGGCATGATTATTTTTTCTTTGCTGCGCAAAAGTATGGGAGGGGAAGAATATGGATTATTTGAGTTTGTGGTAGTGCCATATATCGCTTTTGTCATTTCTATATTCTCTGCTCTGCGCCTGGCTAAATTCAATGTGGATACCAGGCAGACGAGTTCTTTTATCGGCGTTCCTACACCAGCCAATGCCATGTTGATCGCTTCTTTTCCGCTTATTTTGTGGCAATATCCGGCTTCGTCTGAGATTATTCTGAACCTGTATTTCTTGATTGGGCTTACGCTGGTGATGTCTTATTTGCTGGTAGCTGAAATTCCGCTGTTTGCCTTAAAGTTTGATAATTATTCTTTCGCTGCGAACAGAACCAAGTATATTTTCCTGATTTTATCCTTAATTTTGATTTTTGCTTTACAATTTATTGCCATTCCCTTTATTATATTATTATACATCGTATTATCACTATTTACAAACCGAAAAGCCGTATGA
- a CDS encoding SufE family protein: MTINEIQDEIIDEFSMFDDWTDKYEYIIDIGKKLKPLPEVYKTEENKIKGCQSQVWLHPHIESDKVIFEGDSDAVIVKGLIGLLIRTLSGQRPEDIAGSNLYFIDKIGMSQHLAQTRSNGLASMVKQMKLYGLAYQAKQEVK, translated from the coding sequence ATGACGATAAACGAGATACAGGACGAGATTATTGACGAGTTTTCGATGTTTGATGACTGGACGGATAAGTATGAGTATATCATTGATATTGGCAAGAAATTGAAGCCTTTACCGGAAGTATATAAAACAGAAGAGAATAAAATAAAAGGTTGCCAGTCGCAGGTATGGCTGCATCCTCATATAGAAAGCGATAAAGTGATTTTTGAAGGCGACAGTGATGCAGTGATTGTAAAAGGATTAATAGGCTTACTGATTCGTACTTTATCAGGTCAGCGGCCGGAAGATATTGCGGGTTCAAACCTGTATTTTATAGATAAGATCGGAATGAGCCAGCATCTGGCACAAACCCGTTCCAATGGGCTGGCTTCTATGGTAAAGCAGATGAAATTGTATGGCCTGGCTTATCAGGCAAAGCAGGAAGTGAAGTAG
- a CDS encoding ribonucleotide-diphosphate reductase subunit beta produces MNLAQNTEPLLVENKNRFVLFPIQHNDIWQMYKQAEASFWTAEEIDLSPDLKDWATLNDGEKHFVSHVLAFFAASDGIVNENLATNFMNEVQFPEAKCFYGFQIMMENIHSETYSLLIDTYIKDSREKDKLFNALETVPCVTKKGEWALRWIQSESFTERIIAFAAIEGIFFSGSFCSIFWLKKRGLMPGLSFSNQLISRDEGLHCEFACLLYNNYVVNKLSQERVYEIITDAVKIEKEFIIDALPAALIGMNSNLMSQYIEYVADFWLSRLGYNKYYNTPNPFDFMDAISLQGKTNFFENRVAEYQKAGVMGEKEGTKFSLDEDF; encoded by the coding sequence ATGAATTTAGCTCAAAACACCGAACCGCTCTTAGTGGAAAATAAAAACAGGTTTGTTTTGTTTCCCATCCAGCACAATGATATATGGCAAATGTACAAGCAAGCCGAAGCCAGTTTCTGGACAGCTGAAGAAATTGACCTGTCGCCCGACCTGAAAGACTGGGCTACACTCAATGATGGCGAAAAGCACTTTGTTTCGCATGTACTTGCCTTTTTTGCTGCCAGCGATGGGATTGTGAATGAAAACCTGGCGACCAATTTCATGAACGAGGTGCAGTTTCCAGAGGCTAAATGTTTTTATGGATTTCAGATCATGATGGAAAACATCCATTCTGAAACCTATTCCCTGCTGATTGATACCTACATTAAAGATTCCCGCGAAAAAGATAAATTATTTAATGCGCTTGAAACCGTTCCCTGTGTAACCAAAAAAGGCGAATGGGCGCTGCGCTGGATTCAGAGTGAAAGCTTCACAGAACGTATTATTGCTTTTGCCGCTATAGAAGGTATTTTCTTTTCCGGTAGCTTCTGTTCTATTTTCTGGCTCAAGAAAAGAGGATTAATGCCTGGCTTAAGCTTCTCTAACCAGCTGATCTCCCGCGATGAAGGCCTGCATTGTGAATTTGCTTGTTTGCTTTATAATAATTATGTAGTAAATAAATTGTCACAGGAACGTGTATACGAAATTATAACAGATGCGGTAAAAATCGAAAAGGAATTCATTATAGATGCATTACCGGCTGCACTAATCGGCATGAATTCTAACCTAATGTCGCAGTATATAGAGTATGTAGCGGATTTCTGGCTCAGCCGCCTGGGTTATAACAAATACTATAATACACCCAATCCATTCGATTTTATGGATGCGATTTCTTTGCAGGGTAAAACAAATTTCTTTGAAAACCGTGTAGCAGAATATCAGAAAGCGGGTGTGATGGGCGAGAAAGAAGGAACCAAATTTAGTTTAGATGAAGATTTTTAG
- a CDS encoding DUF59 domain-containing protein has product MTEAEIREKTIDAIKTVYDPEIPVDVYELGLIYDIKVYPVNNVYVLMTLTSPACPSAGTIPGEVEERIRAIEGVNDVNVELTFDPPYTQDMMSEVAKLELGFM; this is encoded by the coding sequence ATGACTGAAGCAGAAATCAGAGAGAAAACAATTGATGCCATTAAAACCGTATATGATCCCGAAATTCCGGTAGACGTATACGAATTGGGGCTGATTTACGATATTAAAGTGTATCCGGTTAATAACGTATATGTACTGATGACGCTTACTTCTCCGGCTTGCCCTTCCGCAGGTACAATACCGGGTGAGGTAGAAGAACGGATTCGGGCAATTGAAGGCGTAAATGATGTGAATGTAGAGCTTACCTTTGATCCGCCGTATACCCAGGATATGATGTCGGAAGTGGCTAAGCTGGAATTAGGTTTTATGTAA
- a CDS encoding cysteine desulfurase, whose translation MYKVFDVAEIRKDFPILHQTIHGKPLVYFDNAATTQKPQSVIQALSDYYNEINANIHRGIHTLAERATAEYEATREISRQFINASSTEEIIFTRGTTEGINLVAATFGKSLKAGDEVLVTTMEHHSNIVPWQMLCEEKGATLKPIPINDAGEVILEEYEKLLSEKTKIVAIVYVSNSLGTINPVKQMIDMAHQHGATVLIDGAQASAHLEINVQDLDCDFYVFSSHKLYGPTGVGVLYGKKALLEAMPPYQGGGEMIKDVSFTRTTYNELPYKFEAGTPNIADTVAFKKALEYINEIGKPVISEYEHELLTYATESLQEINGLRIVGTAKEKISIVSFIVKGIHHQDIGIILDTQGIAVRTGHHCTQPLMNRFEIPGTSRASFAMYNTKEEIDKLVKGLHKVIKMFA comes from the coding sequence ATGTATAAAGTATTTGATGTGGCCGAAATCCGGAAAGATTTTCCCATTCTCCACCAGACCATTCATGGAAAACCCCTGGTATACTTTGATAATGCAGCTACCACCCAGAAACCTCAATCTGTGATTCAGGCGCTGAGTGATTACTATAATGAAATCAATGCCAATATCCACAGAGGAATTCATACATTGGCAGAACGGGCTACCGCAGAATATGAAGCCACCCGCGAAATATCTCGCCAGTTTATCAATGCTTCCTCTACAGAAGAAATTATTTTTACTCGGGGTACCACCGAAGGTATCAACCTGGTAGCGGCTACGTTTGGCAAAAGCCTCAAAGCTGGTGATGAAGTGCTGGTTACTACGATGGAACACCATTCCAATATTGTGCCCTGGCAAATGCTGTGTGAAGAAAAAGGAGCTACGTTAAAACCCATTCCTATTAATGATGCCGGTGAAGTTATTCTAGAAGAATATGAAAAACTACTGAGCGAAAAAACCAAAATCGTAGCCATTGTATACGTTTCTAATAGCCTGGGAACCATCAATCCGGTAAAACAGATGATCGACATGGCGCACCAGCATGGCGCAACTGTATTGATAGATGGGGCACAGGCTTCGGCTCACCTGGAAATCAACGTACAGGATCTGGATTGTGATTTCTATGTATTCTCTTCTCATAAGCTGTATGGCCCTACCGGCGTAGGCGTATTATATGGCAAGAAAGCCTTGCTGGAAGCCATGCCTCCATATCAAGGTGGTGGTGAAATGATTAAAGATGTTTCCTTCACCAGAACAACTTATAACGAGTTGCCTTATAAATTTGAAGCTGGTACTCCTAACATTGCCGATACTGTCGCTTTCAAAAAAGCCCTGGAATACATCAATGAAATAGGCAAACCAGTGATCAGTGAATATGAACATGAATTACTGACCTATGCAACGGAATCTTTGCAGGAAATAAATGGTTTACGCATTGTAGGTACGGCCAAAGAAAAGATCAGTATTGTTTCTTTTATTGTAAAAGGCATACATCACCAGGATATTGGAATTATTCTGGATACACAGGGAATTGCCGTTCGGACTGGGCATCATTGTACACAACCTTTGATGAACCGCTTCGAAATTCCAGGTACTTCCCGTGCTTCGTTTGCGATGTATAACACAAAAGAGGAGATTGACAAACTGGTAAAAGGCCTGCATAAAGTAATTAAGATGTTTGCGTAA
- a CDS encoding TIGR04282 family arsenosugar biosynthesis glycosyltransferase — MHEQNRLIIFVKNPQLGKVKTRLAQTIGNQQALEIYLRLLDHTKDISSQVAANRAVYYTDFIDSNDIWPEDQFQKYLQTGDDLGERMKNAFAAAFAEGFEKVVIIGSDCPQLTSAHIEEAFDLLNAFGAVIGPAVDGGYYLLGMSEFIPELFINKAWSSDQVLRQTLADLNRLEYSFYLLDELRDIDTEEDLKIVNI; from the coding sequence ATGCACGAACAAAACCGCTTAATTATATTTGTAAAAAATCCCCAATTGGGCAAGGTAAAAACCAGGCTTGCCCAAACAATTGGCAACCAACAGGCATTAGAGATTTATCTTCGCTTACTTGATCACACAAAAGATATAAGTTCACAGGTAGCAGCCAACCGGGCGGTGTACTACACAGATTTTATAGATAGTAACGATATCTGGCCAGAAGATCAATTCCAGAAATATCTGCAAACTGGCGATGATTTAGGCGAACGAATGAAAAATGCTTTTGCTGCAGCATTTGCCGAAGGTTTTGAAAAAGTAGTAATCATTGGAAGCGACTGTCCGCAGCTTACCTCTGCACATATTGAAGAAGCATTCGATTTATTAAATGCTTTCGGAGCAGTAATCGGCCCGGCAGTAGATGGTGGATATTATTTACTGGGAATGAGTGAATTCATACCGGAATTATTTATAAATAAAGCTTGGAGTTCTGATCAGGTATTGCGGCAAACACTAGCTGACCTCAATCGTTTGGAATACTCTTTTTACCTGTTGGATGAGCTCAGAGACATAGATACCGAAGAAGATTTGAAGATAGTAAATATATGA
- a CDS encoding ribonucleoside-diphosphate reductase subunit alpha gives MFVIKRDGRRESVKFDKITARIERLCYGLDANYVQPLEIAKKVIAGLYDGVSTAELDNLAAETAASMTTTHPDYAILAARIAVSNLHKTTSKSFSNTMKRLYTYVDPKTGENASMISKEVYEVVRKHAALFDSSIIYDRDFGYDYFGFKTLEKSYLLRVDGRVAERPQHLLMRVAVGIHMEDVEAAVETYNLLSEKWFTHATPTLFNAGTPKPQLSSCFLLTMQNDSIDGIYDTLKQCAKISQSAGGIGLSIHNVRATGSYIKGTNGTSNGIIPMLKVFNDTARYVDQGGGKRKGAFAVYLEPWHADIFEFLQLKKNHGKEEMRARDLFYALWIPDLFMKRVEDNGTWSLMCPNECPGLSDCYGDEFEKLYEKYEREGRARKTVQAQELWFEILESQTETGTPYMLFKDHANRKSNQKNLGTIKSSNLCTEIMEYTSLDEVAVCNLASIALPKFINNGKFDHQKLFEVTRVVTKNLNKIIDINYYPVPEARNSNMRHRPIGLGVQGLADTFIMLRMPFESDEAQGLNRDIFETIYFGAMTASMELAKKNGPYESFKGSPISKGIFQFDMWGVEPKSNRWDWNALRKQVKEHGVRNSLLLAPMPTASTSQILGNNECFEPYTSNIYTRRVLSGEFTVVNKHLLKDLVRLNLWNEGMKNKVIKSNGSIQNINEIPQHIKDLYKTVWEIKQKTIIDMAADRGAFICQSQSLNIHIQDPNFGKLTSMHFYAWKKGLKTGMYYLRTKAAADAVKFTVVEKQAEVALQPVLVSQEDTLRLKEQNASDMTCSLDNPEGCEACGS, from the coding sequence ATGTTTGTAATCAAAAGAGACGGAAGGCGCGAGTCTGTCAAGTTTGACAAGATTACGGCACGCATAGAAAGGCTTTGCTATGGCCTGGATGCCAATTATGTACAACCTCTTGAAATTGCCAAAAAGGTAATTGCTGGTTTATATGATGGAGTAAGCACGGCGGAGCTGGATAATCTGGCGGCTGAAACGGCTGCTTCCATGACCACCACTCATCCGGACTATGCCATACTTGCGGCCCGTATCGCTGTTTCTAACCTGCACAAAACTACGAGTAAGTCTTTCTCCAATACCATGAAAAGGCTGTATACCTATGTAGATCCGAAAACAGGGGAAAACGCCTCAATGATTTCAAAAGAAGTATATGAGGTGGTACGTAAACATGCTGCCCTTTTCGACTCTTCTATCATCTATGACCGTGATTTTGGCTATGATTATTTTGGCTTTAAAACCCTGGAAAAATCGTATCTGCTTAGAGTAGATGGCAGAGTAGCCGAGCGTCCGCAGCACCTGTTGATGCGGGTGGCAGTGGGTATACACATGGAAGATGTAGAAGCGGCGGTAGAAACCTATAATCTGCTTTCAGAAAAATGGTTCACCCATGCTACGCCTACCTTGTTCAATGCCGGTACACCTAAGCCACAATTATCCAGCTGCTTCCTGCTCACCATGCAGAACGACAGTATTGATGGCATTTATGATACCTTAAAACAATGTGCTAAAATCTCCCAGTCTGCCGGAGGTATTGGCTTGAGCATACACAATGTACGGGCTACTGGTTCCTATATTAAAGGCACCAATGGTACTTCTAATGGTATCATTCCGATGCTGAAAGTATTCAACGATACAGCCCGTTATGTGGATCAGGGAGGTGGCAAGCGTAAAGGTGCCTTTGCTGTATACCTGGAACCATGGCATGCTGATATCTTCGAATTCCTGCAACTGAAAAAGAACCACGGGAAAGAAGAAATGCGTGCCCGTGATTTGTTCTATGCGCTCTGGATTCCCGATCTGTTTATGAAACGGGTAGAAGACAATGGAACATGGTCGCTGATGTGCCCCAATGAATGCCCTGGCTTGTCGGATTGCTATGGTGACGAGTTCGAGAAATTGTACGAGAAATACGAACGTGAAGGAAGAGCCAGAAAGACGGTGCAAGCGCAGGAACTATGGTTTGAAATCCTGGAATCGCAAACAGAGACAGGCACACCATACATGCTGTTTAAAGACCATGCCAACCGCAAGTCAAACCAGAAGAACCTGGGTACCATTAAATCGTCGAATCTGTGTACCGAAATTATGGAATACACGTCCCTAGACGAGGTAGCGGTTTGTAACCTGGCTTCTATTGCGCTGCCTAAGTTTATTAATAATGGCAAATTCGACCATCAGAAGTTATTTGAAGTAACCAGAGTAGTTACCAAAAACCTGAATAAGATCATCGACATCAACTATTATCCGGTACCCGAGGCCCGTAATTCCAATATGCGCCACCGCCCGATTGGATTGGGTGTACAAGGTCTGGCGGATACCTTTATTATGCTGCGTATGCCTTTTGAGTCAGACGAAGCACAAGGCCTGAACCGGGATATTTTTGAAACCATTTACTTTGGTGCCATGACGGCTTCTATGGAGCTGGCTAAAAAGAATGGACCTTATGAAAGCTTCAAAGGCTCTCCCATTTCCAAAGGTATTTTCCAGTTTGATATGTGGGGCGTAGAACCCAAATCCAACCGCTGGGACTGGAACGCCTTACGTAAACAAGTAAAAGAACATGGCGTACGCAACTCTCTGTTATTAGCACCAATGCCAACCGCTTCTACCTCACAGATCCTGGGTAATAATGAGTGCTTTGAGCCCTATACTTCCAATATTTACACCCGCCGGGTATTATCCGGTGAGTTTACGGTAGTGAACAAACACTTGCTGAAAGACCTCGTTCGTTTGAACCTGTGGAATGAAGGGATGAAGAATAAAGTAATTAAGTCAAATGGCTCTATTCAGAACATCAATGAGATTCCGCAGCATATTAAAGACCTGTACAAAACCGTATGGGAAATCAAGCAGAAAACCATTATTGATATGGCTGCTGACCGGGGTGCGTTCATCTGCCAGAGCCAGAGCCTGAACATTCATATTCAGGACCCGAACTTTGGTAAACTGACTTCTATGCACTTCTATGCCTGGAAGAAAGGCCTGAAAACCGGTATGTATTACCTGCGTACCAAAGCTGCTGCCGATGCCGTGAAGTTCACTGTGGTAGAAAAACAAGCCGAAGTAGCCTTACAACCGGTACTCGTAAGCCAGGAAGATACCCTGCGCCTGAAAGAGCAAAATGCAAGCGACATGACTTGTTCCTTAGACAATCCGGAGGGCTGCGAAGCTTGCGGAAGTTAA
- a CDS encoding purine-nucleoside phosphorylase, with protein MTKETYEEAVRYLQAQGITSPEVGIVLGTGLGELVRHIQIEKSIDYKQIPHFPEATVEMHKGKLIYGTIGTKKVLAMQGRFHYYEGYTMQQITFPVRVMKLLCIKYLLLSNAAGGLNLSFKKGDLVLLEDHINLQPANPLTGANIEAFGPRFPDMSQPYSLELNEKLRSIASQEDISLKQGVYISVSGPNLETRAEYRFLRLIGGDVVGMSTVPEVIVANHMNLPCAAVSVVTDECDPDHLQPVNIAEIIEVAGKADAKLSRLFIKLIEEL; from the coding sequence ATGACCAAAGAAACATACGAAGAAGCAGTACGCTACCTCCAAGCGCAAGGCATTACCAGTCCGGAAGTGGGTATTGTATTGGGTACTGGTTTAGGCGAATTGGTGCGCCATATTCAGATTGAAAAATCCATTGATTACAAACAAATTCCTCACTTCCCGGAAGCTACCGTAGAAATGCATAAGGGAAAATTGATTTATGGTACGATCGGCACAAAGAAAGTACTGGCCATGCAAGGCAGGTTTCATTATTATGAAGGATACACCATGCAACAGATTACTTTTCCAGTGCGGGTGATGAAGTTACTGTGTATTAAATATTTGCTTTTATCTAATGCGGCTGGCGGATTGAACCTGAGTTTCAAAAAAGGTGACTTGGTTCTGCTTGAAGATCATATTAACCTGCAACCTGCCAATCCACTTACCGGAGCGAATATTGAGGCATTTGGCCCCCGTTTTCCGGATATGAGCCAGCCTTATTCTCTTGAGCTGAATGAAAAACTACGAAGTATTGCTTCACAAGAAGATATTTCTTTAAAACAAGGTGTATACATTTCTGTTTCCGGGCCTAACCTGGAAACAAGGGCAGAATACCGTTTTTTGAGGCTGATCGGAGGAGATGTAGTAGGCATGTCTACGGTACCTGAGGTAATTGTAGCCAATCATATGAACTTGCCTTGTGCCGCTGTTTCGGTGGTTACTGATGAATGTGATCCAGACCACTTGCAGCCGGTGAATATTGCTGAAATTATTGAGGTAGCCGGAAAAGCAGATGCCAAACTTTCAAGGTTATTTATAAAACTGATAGAAGAATTATAA
- the sufD gene encoding Fe-S cluster assembly protein SufD has translation MSDTTLYQTDYKSKLVAAFENREKVADTAALYTRRQEAIRHFDRLGFPTTKNEEWKYTDVKNLLKKDFDFTPARNTPTIQPDKLHSLLIPDTDANVIVFVNGVFNSSLSNIISPAEELTIQDFSKATQTNTEIVEKYFGTLASYDKEAFTALNTAFARHGAFIHVPANKVVSKPVILYFIADSETQAAAAMPRNLFVASRNSQVTIVEAFLSKGNQPSFTNVVTEIVVQENANVTYTKIQNESEQSYNIGTTQVHQSRDSKFSAITVSLSGALIRNNLNIVLDAENCESHLYGLYMLNGSQHVDNHTLVDHAKPHSYSNELYKGIMDDKSTGVFNGKIFVRQDAQKTNAFQSNKNILLSKEASMNTKPQLEIFADDVKCSHGATTGQLDEDMLFYLRSRGIGVNEAKALLMYAFAADIINQISIEAIRLYVERVIANRLNQ, from the coding sequence ATGAGCGATACCACCTTATACCAAACCGATTATAAATCAAAATTAGTAGCAGCTTTCGAAAACAGAGAAAAAGTGGCTGATACGGCTGCTTTATATACCCGCAGACAGGAAGCCATCCGGCACTTCGACCGCCTGGGTTTTCCTACTACCAAAAACGAGGAATGGAAATACACAGATGTAAAGAATCTGCTTAAGAAGGATTTTGATTTTACACCTGCCCGGAATACACCAACCATACAACCCGACAAACTACATTCCCTGCTGATACCAGATACTGATGCGAATGTAATTGTATTTGTAAACGGAGTATTTAACTCTTCACTCTCCAATATAATTAGTCCGGCTGAAGAGCTGACGATACAGGATTTTTCTAAAGCAACCCAAACAAATACAGAAATTGTAGAAAAATACTTTGGTACGCTGGCTTCTTATGATAAAGAAGCTTTTACCGCATTAAATACGGCTTTCGCCCGGCATGGCGCTTTTATTCATGTGCCGGCTAATAAAGTGGTGAGCAAGCCTGTTATCCTGTATTTTATTGCGGACAGCGAAACACAAGCTGCCGCTGCTATGCCCAGAAATTTGTTTGTAGCCAGCCGCAATAGCCAGGTAACTATAGTAGAAGCTTTTCTTTCAAAAGGAAACCAGCCAAGTTTTACCAATGTTGTGACGGAAATTGTAGTACAGGAGAATGCCAATGTAACCTATACGAAAATCCAGAATGAATCAGAACAATCCTATAATATAGGAACAACACAGGTACATCAGTCCAGAGACAGCAAATTTTCGGCTATCACGGTTTCACTAAGCGGCGCTCTGATCCGCAATAATCTCAATATTGTACTGGATGCAGAGAATTGCGAATCTCATTTATATGGCTTATATATGCTAAATGGTTCGCAACATGTAGATAACCATACCTTAGTAGATCATGCCAAGCCGCATTCCTATAGCAATGAGTTGTACAAAGGAATTATGGACGATAAATCTACTGGTGTGTTCAATGGAAAGATATTTGTCCGGCAGGATGCCCAGAAAACAAATGCTTTCCAGTCCAACAAGAATATATTGCTTTCTAAAGAGGCTTCCATGAACACCAAACCTCAGCTGGAAATCTTTGCTGATGATGTAAAATGTTCGCATGGCGCTACTACCGGACAACTGGATGAAGATATGTTGTTTTATTTGCGCTCCAGAGGTATTGGGGTAAATGAAGCCAAAGCTTTATTAATGTATGCATTTGCTGCTGATATTATCAATCAGATTTCGATTGAAGCAATCCGGCTGTATGTAGAACGAGTAATAGCTAACCGACTCAATCAATAA